From Rhodamnia argentea isolate NSW1041297 chromosome 10, ASM2092103v1, whole genome shotgun sequence, a single genomic window includes:
- the LOC115729891 gene encoding kelch-like protein 3 isoform X1 codes for MGTVKNRDTYCGNTPFSPVIPCGVLAHRNLGKNNLGGVIFGCKENNLKECLSKQLFGLPSSHIAYVNHIEPGLPLFLFNYSDRKLHGIFEAASRGQMNIDPYCWSTDVLEKTPYPAQVQIRIRMQCQPLHEDQFKRIIADNYHTYNHFWFELDHAQTSKLISLFASLAIAPSIPQCIIQRRKLSQPLSTEETRGEWEKMKHFTSKAKKLEHSSGRSDSADPYLSVEVDDQLFEGCASMKRDGGDEEDSIIMKLKELALSQEYCDLDMNHCSGGGSSTEGIKSEENSFVEAPVGPEEKKLRDSHSSGDLEEKKLQDIYSSSDYRLTIAQLVQELGELKDFKLEQTQKMIKLEQKLDWAENEICYLRDHCNLLDSLLKSSSHSSVPEEIQSSEELDLDLKDSIIIVGGYDGSSWLSAVYSYFPSHNVVKSLKPMNCIRAYASVAKFKEELFVFGGGDGESWHDTVESYNSAENKWTVQPSLNAKKGSLAGAVSMGKIFALGGGNGQDCFSDVEMLDFDIGKWICTRSMLQKRFALAAVELNGVIYATGGYDGNNYLNSAERFDPREHSWTKIGSLTTKRGCHSLVSLNEQLYALGGFDGNSMVASVEVYDPRLDCWMVGEPMNCARGYSAAAVLNESIYVIGGVKDDEGVVDIVECYKEGQSWHKTIVRDIGQRCFLSAIVL; via the exons ATGGGGACAGTAAAGAATAGGGACACCTACTGTGGAAACACACCTTTTTCTCCAGTTATCCCATGTGGTGTTTTAGCTCACAGAAACTTGGGGAAGAACAATCTTGGCGGTGTAATCTTTGGTTGCAAGGAGAACAACTTGAAGGAATGCCTATCCAAGCAACTATTTG GCTTACCATCTTCGCACATTGCTTATGTCAACCATATTGAACCTGGCTTGCCACTATTTTTATTCAACTACTCAGACAGAAAACTTCATGGAATTTTTGAGGCCGCAAGCCGTGGTCAGATGAATATCGATCCTTATTGTTGGAGCACTGATGTTTTAGAGAAGACTCCTTACCCGGCACAG GTTCAAATTCGTATCAGGATGCAATGCCAGCCCCTGCATGAAGATCAGTTCAAGCGAATAATTGCGGACAACTACCATACATACAACCATTTTTGGTTTGAATTGGACCATGCTCAAACAAGTAAATTGATATCCCTATTTGCATCTTTAGCGATCGCTCCATCAATTCCCCAGTGTATAATCCAGAGGAGAAAACTTTCACAACCTCTTTCCACTGAGGAAACAAGAGGAGAATGGGAAAAAATGAAGCATTTTACTTCAAAGGCAAAAAAGCTCGAGCACTCAAGTGGGAGATCTGATTCTGCAGATCCTTACCTTTCTGTTGAAGTAGATGATCAGCTATTTGAAGGTTGTGCAAGTATGAAGCGAGATGGAGGAGATGAGGAAGATTCAATAATAATGAAGCTGAAAGAATTGGCCCTTAGCCAGGAATATTGTGATTTAGATATGAATCATTGTTCAGGAGGTGGTTCTAGTACTGAGGGCATAAAATCCGAAGAAAACAGCTTTGTTGAGGCACCAGTGGGCCCAGAAGAGAAGAAATTACGGGATTCTCATTCCTCTGGAGACCtagaagagaagaaattacAGGATATTTATTCCTCTTCGGATTATCGTCTTACCATTGCCCAG TTGGTTCAGGAATTGGGAGAGCTCAAGGACTTTAAGTTGGAACAAACTCAAAAGATGATTAAATTGGAGCAGAAGCTG GATTGGGCAGAAAACGAAATTTGTTATCTGAGGGATCACTGTAACTTGTTGGACTCTTTGTTGAAATCTTCATCGCATAGTTCTGTTCCTGAAGAAATCCAATCTTCTGAGGAACTGGATCTTGATCTTAAGGATTCCATCATTATTGTTGGAGGATATGATGGTTCATCATGGTTATCTGCAGTATATTCCTATTTCCCTTCTCACAATGTAGTAAAATCTCTTAAGCCGATGAACTGCATTCGTGCATATGCATCTGTTGCAAAGTTTAAAGAAGAGCTCTTTGTTTTTGGCGGTGGAGATGGGGAATCCTGGCATGACACAG TCGAATCATATAATTCAGCTGAAAATAAGTGGACCGTACAGCCATCATTGAATGCTAAAAAAGGAAGTTTGGCTGGAGCAGTGTCAATGGGAAAAATTTTTGCTCTTGGAGGTGGGAATGGTCAGGATTGCTTTTCAGATGTTGAGATGCTTGACTTTGACATCGGCAAGTGGATCTGCACACGGTCAATGCTACAAAAG CGATTTGCTCTTGCTGCAGTGGAGCTTAATGGGGTGATATATGCTACCGGTGGCTATGATGGCAATAATTATCTTAA TTCGGCTGAAAGATTTGACCCAAGAGAACATTCTTGGACCAAAATTGGAAGCTTGACCACAAAGAGGGGCTGCCATTCACTGGTCTCGCTGAATGAACAACT ATATGCCTTGGGTGGTTTTGATGGAAATTCAATGGTTGCAAGCGTTGAAGTGTATGATCCGCGCCTGGATTGTTGGATGGTCGGGGAACCGATGAATTGCGCTAGAGGGTATTCTGCCGCTGCCGTCCTTAATGAGTCGATATATGTGATTGGAGGCGTAAAAGATGATGAAGGCGTCGTAGACATA GTTGAATGTTACAAGGAGGGCCAGAGTTGGCATAAAACGATTGTGAGAGACATTGGGCAAAGGTGTTTCTTGTCTGCCATTGTCCTGTGA
- the LOC115729891 gene encoding kelch-like protein 3 isoform X2 yields MGTVKNRDTYCGNTPFSPVIPCGVLAHRNLGKNNLGGVIFGCKENNLKECLSKQLFGLPSSHIAYVNHIEPGLPLFLFNYSDRKLHGIFEAASRGQMNIDPYCWSTDVLEKTPYPAQVQIRIRMQCQPLHEDQFKRIIADNYHTYNHFWFELDHAQTSKLISLFASLAIAPSIPQCIIQRRKLSQPLSTEETRGEWEKMKHFTSKAKKLEHSSGRSDSADPYLSVEVDDQLFEGCASMKRDGGDEEDSIIMKLKELALSQEYCDLDMNHCSGGGSSTEGIKSEENSFVEAPVGPEEKKLRDSHSSGDLEEKKLQDIYSSSDYRLTIAQELGELKDFKLEQTQKMIKLEQKLDWAENEICYLRDHCNLLDSLLKSSSHSSVPEEIQSSEELDLDLKDSIIIVGGYDGSSWLSAVYSYFPSHNVVKSLKPMNCIRAYASVAKFKEELFVFGGGDGESWHDTVESYNSAENKWTVQPSLNAKKGSLAGAVSMGKIFALGGGNGQDCFSDVEMLDFDIGKWICTRSMLQKRFALAAVELNGVIYATGGYDGNNYLNSAERFDPREHSWTKIGSLTTKRGCHSLVSLNEQLYALGGFDGNSMVASVEVYDPRLDCWMVGEPMNCARGYSAAAVLNESIYVIGGVKDDEGVVDIVECYKEGQSWHKTIVRDIGQRCFLSAIVL; encoded by the exons ATGGGGACAGTAAAGAATAGGGACACCTACTGTGGAAACACACCTTTTTCTCCAGTTATCCCATGTGGTGTTTTAGCTCACAGAAACTTGGGGAAGAACAATCTTGGCGGTGTAATCTTTGGTTGCAAGGAGAACAACTTGAAGGAATGCCTATCCAAGCAACTATTTG GCTTACCATCTTCGCACATTGCTTATGTCAACCATATTGAACCTGGCTTGCCACTATTTTTATTCAACTACTCAGACAGAAAACTTCATGGAATTTTTGAGGCCGCAAGCCGTGGTCAGATGAATATCGATCCTTATTGTTGGAGCACTGATGTTTTAGAGAAGACTCCTTACCCGGCACAG GTTCAAATTCGTATCAGGATGCAATGCCAGCCCCTGCATGAAGATCAGTTCAAGCGAATAATTGCGGACAACTACCATACATACAACCATTTTTGGTTTGAATTGGACCATGCTCAAACAAGTAAATTGATATCCCTATTTGCATCTTTAGCGATCGCTCCATCAATTCCCCAGTGTATAATCCAGAGGAGAAAACTTTCACAACCTCTTTCCACTGAGGAAACAAGAGGAGAATGGGAAAAAATGAAGCATTTTACTTCAAAGGCAAAAAAGCTCGAGCACTCAAGTGGGAGATCTGATTCTGCAGATCCTTACCTTTCTGTTGAAGTAGATGATCAGCTATTTGAAGGTTGTGCAAGTATGAAGCGAGATGGAGGAGATGAGGAAGATTCAATAATAATGAAGCTGAAAGAATTGGCCCTTAGCCAGGAATATTGTGATTTAGATATGAATCATTGTTCAGGAGGTGGTTCTAGTACTGAGGGCATAAAATCCGAAGAAAACAGCTTTGTTGAGGCACCAGTGGGCCCAGAAGAGAAGAAATTACGGGATTCTCATTCCTCTGGAGACCtagaagagaagaaattacAGGATATTTATTCCTCTTCGGATTATCGTCTTACCATTGCCCAG GAATTGGGAGAGCTCAAGGACTTTAAGTTGGAACAAACTCAAAAGATGATTAAATTGGAGCAGAAGCTG GATTGGGCAGAAAACGAAATTTGTTATCTGAGGGATCACTGTAACTTGTTGGACTCTTTGTTGAAATCTTCATCGCATAGTTCTGTTCCTGAAGAAATCCAATCTTCTGAGGAACTGGATCTTGATCTTAAGGATTCCATCATTATTGTTGGAGGATATGATGGTTCATCATGGTTATCTGCAGTATATTCCTATTTCCCTTCTCACAATGTAGTAAAATCTCTTAAGCCGATGAACTGCATTCGTGCATATGCATCTGTTGCAAAGTTTAAAGAAGAGCTCTTTGTTTTTGGCGGTGGAGATGGGGAATCCTGGCATGACACAG TCGAATCATATAATTCAGCTGAAAATAAGTGGACCGTACAGCCATCATTGAATGCTAAAAAAGGAAGTTTGGCTGGAGCAGTGTCAATGGGAAAAATTTTTGCTCTTGGAGGTGGGAATGGTCAGGATTGCTTTTCAGATGTTGAGATGCTTGACTTTGACATCGGCAAGTGGATCTGCACACGGTCAATGCTACAAAAG CGATTTGCTCTTGCTGCAGTGGAGCTTAATGGGGTGATATATGCTACCGGTGGCTATGATGGCAATAATTATCTTAA TTCGGCTGAAAGATTTGACCCAAGAGAACATTCTTGGACCAAAATTGGAAGCTTGACCACAAAGAGGGGCTGCCATTCACTGGTCTCGCTGAATGAACAACT ATATGCCTTGGGTGGTTTTGATGGAAATTCAATGGTTGCAAGCGTTGAAGTGTATGATCCGCGCCTGGATTGTTGGATGGTCGGGGAACCGATGAATTGCGCTAGAGGGTATTCTGCCGCTGCCGTCCTTAATGAGTCGATATATGTGATTGGAGGCGTAAAAGATGATGAAGGCGTCGTAGACATA GTTGAATGTTACAAGGAGGGCCAGAGTTGGCATAAAACGATTGTGAGAGACATTGGGCAAAGGTGTTTCTTGTCTGCCATTGTCCTGTGA
- the LOC115729891 gene encoding kelch-like protein 3 isoform X3 → MQCQPLHEDQFKRIIADNYHTYNHFWFELDHAQTSKLISLFASLAIAPSIPQCIIQRRKLSQPLSTEETRGEWEKMKHFTSKAKKLEHSSGRSDSADPYLSVEVDDQLFEGCASMKRDGGDEEDSIIMKLKELALSQEYCDLDMNHCSGGGSSTEGIKSEENSFVEAPVGPEEKKLRDSHSSGDLEEKKLQDIYSSSDYRLTIAQLVQELGELKDFKLEQTQKMIKLEQKLDWAENEICYLRDHCNLLDSLLKSSSHSSVPEEIQSSEELDLDLKDSIIIVGGYDGSSWLSAVYSYFPSHNVVKSLKPMNCIRAYASVAKFKEELFVFGGGDGESWHDTVESYNSAENKWTVQPSLNAKKGSLAGAVSMGKIFALGGGNGQDCFSDVEMLDFDIGKWICTRSMLQKRFALAAVELNGVIYATGGYDGNNYLNSAERFDPREHSWTKIGSLTTKRGCHSLVSLNEQLYALGGFDGNSMVASVEVYDPRLDCWMVGEPMNCARGYSAAAVLNESIYVIGGVKDDEGVVDIVECYKEGQSWHKTIVRDIGQRCFLSAIVL, encoded by the exons ATGCAATGCCAGCCCCTGCATGAAGATCAGTTCAAGCGAATAATTGCGGACAACTACCATACATACAACCATTTTTGGTTTGAATTGGACCATGCTCAAACAAGTAAATTGATATCCCTATTTGCATCTTTAGCGATCGCTCCATCAATTCCCCAGTGTATAATCCAGAGGAGAAAACTTTCACAACCTCTTTCCACTGAGGAAACAAGAGGAGAATGGGAAAAAATGAAGCATTTTACTTCAAAGGCAAAAAAGCTCGAGCACTCAAGTGGGAGATCTGATTCTGCAGATCCTTACCTTTCTGTTGAAGTAGATGATCAGCTATTTGAAGGTTGTGCAAGTATGAAGCGAGATGGAGGAGATGAGGAAGATTCAATAATAATGAAGCTGAAAGAATTGGCCCTTAGCCAGGAATATTGTGATTTAGATATGAATCATTGTTCAGGAGGTGGTTCTAGTACTGAGGGCATAAAATCCGAAGAAAACAGCTTTGTTGAGGCACCAGTGGGCCCAGAAGAGAAGAAATTACGGGATTCTCATTCCTCTGGAGACCtagaagagaagaaattacAGGATATTTATTCCTCTTCGGATTATCGTCTTACCATTGCCCAG TTGGTTCAGGAATTGGGAGAGCTCAAGGACTTTAAGTTGGAACAAACTCAAAAGATGATTAAATTGGAGCAGAAGCTG GATTGGGCAGAAAACGAAATTTGTTATCTGAGGGATCACTGTAACTTGTTGGACTCTTTGTTGAAATCTTCATCGCATAGTTCTGTTCCTGAAGAAATCCAATCTTCTGAGGAACTGGATCTTGATCTTAAGGATTCCATCATTATTGTTGGAGGATATGATGGTTCATCATGGTTATCTGCAGTATATTCCTATTTCCCTTCTCACAATGTAGTAAAATCTCTTAAGCCGATGAACTGCATTCGTGCATATGCATCTGTTGCAAAGTTTAAAGAAGAGCTCTTTGTTTTTGGCGGTGGAGATGGGGAATCCTGGCATGACACAG TCGAATCATATAATTCAGCTGAAAATAAGTGGACCGTACAGCCATCATTGAATGCTAAAAAAGGAAGTTTGGCTGGAGCAGTGTCAATGGGAAAAATTTTTGCTCTTGGAGGTGGGAATGGTCAGGATTGCTTTTCAGATGTTGAGATGCTTGACTTTGACATCGGCAAGTGGATCTGCACACGGTCAATGCTACAAAAG CGATTTGCTCTTGCTGCAGTGGAGCTTAATGGGGTGATATATGCTACCGGTGGCTATGATGGCAATAATTATCTTAA TTCGGCTGAAAGATTTGACCCAAGAGAACATTCTTGGACCAAAATTGGAAGCTTGACCACAAAGAGGGGCTGCCATTCACTGGTCTCGCTGAATGAACAACT ATATGCCTTGGGTGGTTTTGATGGAAATTCAATGGTTGCAAGCGTTGAAGTGTATGATCCGCGCCTGGATTGTTGGATGGTCGGGGAACCGATGAATTGCGCTAGAGGGTATTCTGCCGCTGCCGTCCTTAATGAGTCGATATATGTGATTGGAGGCGTAAAAGATGATGAAGGCGTCGTAGACATA GTTGAATGTTACAAGGAGGGCCAGAGTTGGCATAAAACGATTGTGAGAGACATTGGGCAAAGGTGTTTCTTGTCTGCCATTGTCCTGTGA